Proteins encoded together in one Shewanella acanthi window:
- the atpD gene encoding F0F1 ATP synthase subunit beta, whose product MSTGTVVQVIGAVVDVEFPQDAVPQVYDALKITGEGACNGLVLEVQQQLGGGVVRTIAMGTSDGLRRGLEVVNSGSPISVPVGTATLGRIMNVLGDPIDEAGAIGEEERYVIHRSAPSYEDQSNTTELLETGIKVIDLVCPFAKGGKVGLFGGAGVGKTVNMMELINNIAKAHSGLSVFAGVGERTREGNDFYYEMKDSGVLDKVAMVYGQMNEPPGNRLRVALTGLTMAEKFRDEGRDVLLFVDNIYRYTLAGTEVSALLGRMPSAVGYQPTLAEEMGVLQERITSTKTGSITSVQAVYVPADDLTDPSPATTFAHLDATVVLSRQIASLGIYPAVDPLDSTSRQLDPLVVGQEHYDVANGVQTVLQRYKELKDIIAILGMDELSDDDKMTVSRARKIERFLSQPFHVAEVFTGSPGKYVSLKDTIRGFKGILNGEFDHIPEQAFYMVGSIDEAVEKANKKK is encoded by the coding sequence ATGAGCACAGGTACTGTTGTCCAAGTGATTGGCGCGGTTGTGGACGTAGAGTTTCCACAAGATGCCGTACCTCAGGTATATGACGCTCTGAAGATCACAGGTGAAGGCGCCTGTAACGGTTTGGTGCTGGAAGTTCAGCAGCAACTGGGTGGTGGTGTAGTTCGTACCATCGCTATGGGTACTTCTGATGGTCTGCGTCGTGGTCTTGAGGTAGTAAACTCAGGTTCACCTATTTCTGTTCCAGTTGGTACTGCCACTCTTGGCCGTATCATGAACGTTTTAGGCGACCCTATTGATGAAGCTGGCGCAATTGGTGAAGAAGAACGTTATGTTATTCACCGCAGCGCTCCTTCATACGAAGATCAATCGAACACTACTGAACTGTTAGAGACTGGTATCAAGGTTATCGACCTTGTATGTCCATTCGCTAAGGGTGGTAAAGTAGGTCTGTTCGGTGGTGCGGGTGTTGGTAAGACAGTTAACATGATGGAACTGATTAACAACATCGCTAAAGCCCACTCAGGTCTTTCTGTATTCGCCGGTGTAGGTGAGCGTACTCGTGAGGGTAACGACTTCTACTACGAGATGAAAGATTCTGGCGTTCTCGACAAAGTAGCCATGGTTTATGGTCAAATGAACGAGCCACCAGGAAACCGTCTGCGTGTAGCACTGACCGGTCTGACTATGGCTGAGAAATTCCGTGACGAAGGTCGTGACGTTCTGTTGTTCGTTGACAACATCTACCGTTACACCCTAGCCGGTACAGAAGTATCAGCACTGTTAGGTCGTATGCCTTCTGCAGTAGGTTACCAACCAACTCTGGCTGAAGAAATGGGCGTTCTGCAAGAGCGTATTACTTCAACTAAGACTGGTTCTATTACCTCTGTTCAAGCGGTATACGTACCTGCGGACGACTTGACTGACCCGTCACCAGCAACAACCTTCGCTCACTTAGATGCGACTGTTGTACTGTCTCGTCAAATTGCTTCTCTGGGTATTTACCCAGCGGTTGACCCACTGGATTCGACTTCTCGTCAATTAGATCCATTGGTTGTTGGCCAAGAGCATTATGACGTAGCTAACGGCGTGCAAACTGTTCTGCAACGTTACAAAGAGCTGAAAGACATCATTGCGATTCTGGGTATGGACGAACTGTCAGATGATGACAAGATGACCGTATCTCGTGCACGTAAGATTGAGCGTTTCTTGTCTCAGCCTTTCCACGTAGCAGAAGTCTTTACTGGTTCTCCTGGTAAGTACGTTTCTCTGAAAGACACTATCC